The following proteins are co-located in the Paenibacillus sp. JNUCC32 genome:
- a CDS encoding ArsR/SmtB family transcription factor, translated as MKPIEVFKALSNESRLEILQWLKEPEQHFTPHEGIDMREIGVCVSQVTEKLNMTQSTASQYLSILHRAGLIKTERLGKFTYYKRDEEVIREIGEYLKQEI; from the coding sequence ATGAAACCAATCGAAGTGTTTAAAGCGTTGTCCAATGAATCAAGACTGGAAATATTGCAGTGGCTCAAGGAACCGGAACAGCATTTTACGCCCCACGAAGGGATTGATATGAGGGAAATCGGGGTATGCGTAAGCCAGGTGACCGAGAAATTGAACATGACGCAGTCCACAGCATCGCAGTATTTATCGATTCTGCATCGGGCAGGCCTGATCAAGACGGAACGCTTGGGGAAATTTACGTATTATAAGCGGGATGAAGAAGTGATCCGGGAAATCGGAGAGTATTTGAAGCAGGAGATATAG
- a CDS encoding MFS transporter: protein MTGSWKIYVLAIVSFLVGTSEYIISGVLDKIADSLGITITAAGQLITIFSLVYAILTPVLMALTAKVERRKLLVYSLGVFVVANLLSFALPGYIPFVIARVLMAMGAGMVVVTALGIAAKIAPPGKQASSIATVVMGFTASLIIGVPLGRVAAAAFGWKSVFGLIAVLGIISMFVLHKAIPKTTGDAPVPLLQQFALLKKPKVALGLAITFFWLGGYSVAYTYLSPYLLNVSGLNEQWISSALFAFGIASLIGSKFGGFSTDRWGVPLTLIGGMLLHIIALIVLTFTDAGASVMLVFAVLVIWSLAAWSSGPTQQYNLVQLEPNSSGVMLGLNQSMMQLSMAAGAGIGGIAIERISLSSIAWIGAAGVAIAAVVSLVLFQSNKQESTDHAALDA from the coding sequence ATGACAGGTTCATGGAAAATTTATGTTTTGGCAATCGTCAGTTTTTTAGTAGGGACGTCGGAGTATATCATATCGGGGGTGTTGGATAAAATCGCGGATTCGTTAGGGATTACCATCACCGCTGCCGGCCAGCTAATCACGATTTTCTCGTTGGTATACGCAATCTTGACTCCCGTGCTTATGGCATTGACGGCTAAGGTGGAGAGACGGAAGCTGCTGGTCTATTCGTTAGGCGTGTTTGTGGTTGCCAATCTTTTGTCATTCGCTCTGCCGGGATATATCCCGTTTGTCATTGCCCGCGTACTTATGGCGATGGGCGCTGGCATGGTGGTTGTCACGGCGCTTGGAATCGCCGCCAAAATCGCGCCGCCAGGCAAGCAGGCGAGCTCGATCGCCACGGTGGTCATGGGCTTCACGGCTTCGCTCATCATAGGCGTTCCGCTCGGACGAGTCGCAGCCGCTGCTTTTGGATGGAAGTCGGTGTTCGGGTTGATTGCCGTCCTGGGGATTATTTCGATGTTTGTCCTGCATAAGGCCATTCCCAAAACAACAGGCGATGCCCCTGTCCCGCTGCTCCAGCAGTTCGCCTTGCTCAAGAAACCCAAAGTGGCACTTGGTTTGGCGATTACGTTCTTCTGGCTGGGCGGGTATTCCGTCGCCTATACGTACCTGTCCCCTTATCTTCTGAACGTGAGCGGTTTGAACGAACAATGGATCAGTTCAGCCCTGTTTGCCTTCGGCATTGCCAGTCTCATCGGCTCCAAGTTCGGAGGGTTCAGCACGGACAGATGGGGAGTACCGCTTACCTTAATCGGCGGCATGCTTCTGCATATTATTGCTTTAATCGTCCTGACTTTTACCGATGCGGGCGCATCCGTCATGCTCGTGTTTGCCGTACTCGTGATTTGGTCGCTGGCCGCTTGGTCATCCGGGCCCACGCAGCAGTATAATCTCGTCCAGCTGGAGCCGAATTCCTCGGGGGTCATGCTTGGCCTGAACCAGTCCATGATGCAGCTGTCCATGGCGGCAGGCGCGGGTATCGGAGGAATCGCGATCGAACGAATTTCGTTGTCGTCCATCGCCTGGATCGGCGCTGCGGGCGTTGCAATAGCCGCGGTTGTGTCGCTTGTACTGTTTCAATCCAATAAGCAGGAGAGCACGGATCACGCGGCTCTCGATGCTTGA
- a CDS encoding LacI family DNA-binding transcriptional regulator, translated as MAKLKDIAERVGVSISTVSRAISNDANRPVNEETKQKIREAALELGYKLHEPPRSVHAYNTADKRVVCVVPQHLMDDHPYFSTVLAGFHKKMEELGQPPAIVRTCEEVGDADRIRLMLRETGAQGIVAISWYDKELFELMQQAGVAIMGVSLNDDRLNVPIVDCDRILSARAAVRHLIDQGHSRIAYIGGPAYSKQMESEERYVGYKFAMLEANLEVREEWQMNTGWNVDRSFSKLSELLGGLPKGQWPTAVFCASDMLAIPAMRAVVENGGRIPEDIAIVGMDNIDVAQYTTPPLSSVSVPKYEIGRVAAKSIVDYLDGHFPMATKILLPCSLIVRESSRFTRNE; from the coding sequence TTGGCTAAGCTTAAAGACATCGCCGAAAGGGTCGGCGTATCCATATCCACGGTTTCGCGGGCCATCAGCAACGATGCTAACCGTCCGGTCAATGAAGAAACCAAGCAGAAAATTCGGGAAGCGGCGCTTGAACTCGGTTATAAACTACATGAACCACCCCGAAGCGTACATGCTTACAATACGGCCGACAAACGGGTTGTCTGTGTCGTCCCCCAACATCTGATGGACGATCACCCGTATTTTTCAACGGTTCTAGCCGGTTTTCATAAAAAAATGGAGGAGCTGGGCCAGCCCCCGGCTATCGTCCGCACATGCGAAGAGGTCGGGGATGCGGACCGGATACGGCTCATGCTGAGGGAGACGGGAGCGCAGGGTATTGTAGCCATCAGCTGGTACGACAAGGAGCTGTTTGAGCTGATGCAGCAGGCCGGAGTTGCCATCATGGGCGTGAGTTTGAATGATGACCGGCTGAACGTCCCGATAGTAGACTGTGACCGGATCCTATCGGCGAGGGCAGCCGTACGCCACCTGATCGACCAAGGGCATTCGCGGATCGCTTATATCGGAGGCCCAGCATATTCCAAGCAGATGGAAAGCGAGGAACGGTATGTCGGATACAAATTCGCTATGCTCGAGGCCAACTTGGAGGTGCGCGAGGAGTGGCAGATGAACACCGGATGGAACGTGGATCGAAGCTTCAGTAAGTTGTCCGAGCTATTGGGAGGGCTTCCCAAAGGGCAATGGCCGACGGCAGTTTTTTGTGCAAGCGACATGCTTGCCATTCCAGCCATGCGGGCCGTCGTCGAGAACGGCGGCCGCATACCGGAGGATATCGCGATCGTAGGAATGGATAACATCGATGTGGCCCAGTATACAACGCCGCCGCTGTCCTCCGTATCCGTTCCCAAATACGAAATCGGCAGGGTAGCGGCCAAATCGATTGTGGATTATTTGGATGGCCATTTTCCGATGGCAACCAAGATATTGCTGCCATGCTCATTGATTGTGCGGGAATCCTCCAGATTTACCCGAAATGAGTAA
- a CDS encoding ABC transporter permease: protein MANTTLQPAAKAVSDTKRKRFMWNRILRNWQLYALISPVIAYYVLFQYVPMYGIQIAFKDFIATQGIWGSPWVGFEHFDRFFNSYYFWRLIKNTLGIGLYSLAVGFPIPIILALLMNEIRAERFKKFVQTITYAPHFLSTVVVVGMMMIFLSPRYGIINHFIEMFGGQPINFMTEPSWFKSLYVLSDVWQTMGWSSIIYLAALAGIDNQLHEAARVDGATRLQRIWHINIPGIMPTIIILLILNMGSIMGIGFEKVLLMQNNLNMESSDIIATYVYRMGIQNAEYSFSAAIGLFNSVINFILLVAVNFISKRVSETSLW, encoded by the coding sequence TTGGCAAATACGACCCTGCAGCCCGCAGCAAAAGCGGTTTCCGATACGAAGCGTAAGCGCTTCATGTGGAATCGCATCCTTCGTAATTGGCAGCTTTATGCTCTGATTTCACCGGTCATCGCCTATTACGTCCTGTTCCAGTACGTTCCGATGTACGGCATCCAGATCGCCTTTAAGGACTTTATTGCAACGCAAGGGATATGGGGCAGTCCGTGGGTCGGCTTTGAGCACTTTGACCGATTTTTCAACAGCTATTATTTCTGGCGCTTGATCAAGAACACGCTGGGCATCGGTTTATACAGCCTGGCCGTCGGTTTTCCGATCCCGATTATTCTGGCATTGCTCATGAATGAGATACGGGCCGAACGTTTCAAGAAATTCGTGCAGACCATCACCTATGCTCCTCACTTTCTTTCTACCGTGGTCGTTGTCGGGATGATGATGATCTTCCTGTCCCCCCGTTACGGCATCATCAACCATTTCATTGAAATGTTTGGAGGCCAGCCGATCAATTTCATGACGGAGCCCTCCTGGTTCAAGTCCCTGTACGTGCTGTCGGATGTATGGCAGACCATGGGCTGGAGCTCCATTATTTATTTGGCTGCCCTTGCCGGCATTGACAACCAGCTGCACGAAGCCGCGCGTGTCGATGGTGCGACCAGGCTTCAGCGCATATGGCATATTAACATCCCGGGCATCATGCCAACGATCATCATCCTCTTGATCCTGAACATGGGCAGCATTATGGGCATCGGGTTCGAGAAGGTGCTCCTGATGCAAAACAACCTGAATATGGAGAGCTCCGACATTATAGCCACCTATGTCTACCGAATGGGGATCCAGAATGCCGAGTACAGCTTCTCCGCGGCGATCGGATTGTTCAATTCCGTCATCAATTTCATTCTGCTGGTTGCGGTGAACTTTATTTCGAAGCGGGTTAGCGAAACAAGTCTTTGGTAA
- a CDS encoding carbohydrate ABC transporter permease: MQIESRGDRIFNVINYAILILVTIIVMYPLLFVLSASFSDPQAVLRGEMLLWPKGVNLNSYAKIFQNQDIISGFTNTLVYTSLGTFINLTMTILAAYPLSRKDFVGRNAIMALLVFTMFFSGGLIPTYLLIKNLGMLNTLWVMIIPNAVSIWNIIIMRTFFQQSIPGELQEAATIDGCSNIKILTRIILPLSMPIIAVTILFYAVGHWNAFFNALLYLSDKDKFPLQLILREILIQGQTNDMVKMSTESAIKQQREVEGIKYAVLVVANIPVLALYPFLQRYFVKGVMIGAIKG, encoded by the coding sequence ATGCAAATTGAATCCAGAGGGGACCGTATTTTTAATGTCATCAACTATGCGATTCTGATCCTGGTCACCATCATCGTCATGTACCCGCTGCTTTTTGTGCTCAGCGCATCGTTTAGCGACCCGCAGGCGGTTCTGCGGGGCGAGATGCTGTTGTGGCCAAAGGGAGTCAACCTGAATTCCTACGCGAAAATATTCCAGAACCAGGATATCATCAGCGGCTTTACCAACACGCTGGTGTACACATCGCTGGGCACGTTCATCAACCTCACGATGACCATTCTTGCGGCCTATCCGCTGTCGCGGAAGGATTTTGTCGGGCGAAATGCCATCATGGCACTATTGGTTTTCACGATGTTTTTCAGCGGAGGGCTTATTCCGACGTATTTGCTGATCAAGAACCTCGGCATGCTGAACACGCTCTGGGTCATGATTATCCCGAATGCCGTATCCATCTGGAACATCATCATCATGCGCACCTTTTTTCAGCAGTCCATTCCCGGCGAGCTGCAGGAGGCCGCGACCATCGACGGCTGCTCGAACATCAAAATATTGACCCGGATCATATTGCCGTTGTCCATGCCGATTATCGCGGTGACCATTCTCTTCTATGCGGTCGGTCATTGGAATGCGTTCTTCAATGCACTGTTGTATCTATCGGACAAAGATAAATTTCCGCTGCAGCTCATCCTGCGCGAAATCCTGATTCAGGGACAAACGAACGACATGGTCAAAATGTCGACCGAATCGGCGATCAAGCAGCAAAGGGAAGTGGAGGGCATCAAGTACGCGGTGTTGGTCGTGGCCAATATTCCGGTGCTGGCGCTCTATCCGTTCCTGCAGCGATATTTTGTCAAAGGCGTGATGATCGGGGCCATCAAAGGATAA
- a CDS encoding extracellular solute-binding protein — translation MKLKQWGSFLLTCMLSVSLAAGCSPKGSGGTDSADEGKAAINETGFPIVDDKMTVTGFAGKFFANADWNNIKLWQEYEKMTNIKVQWDTVHKDNLAEKRNLLLAGGDYPEMFYASAFPRADLLKYGKQGAFIPLNDLINQYAPNFKALMEKYPVIEKGITMPDGNIYGLPTLYDPEFRSVLYGTPWVKTEWLTKLGLQEPQTLDEFYDMLKAFKEKDPNGNGQKDEYAWGGVGTAGIVNYLRGSFGLNYHGTSNINVDTDPASGKVRFIPTDPRYKELLQFVNKLYKDGLLEQDIMSVKSTEVDAKGVEGLLGVVDNVDPVAIYNQEGYVGLPVLKGPHGDQMFSATGSPLGNIGMFVLTDKAKNPAALIRWMDYFYSDEGIRMFFMGWKDETYKEDAAGNVDYVDEIKNNPEGLNLDQAVGQYLIWPGGYYPGFVTQKYFKGAEGLPTSVENAKKAEPYVIPQDKVWPPFNFTADEQSELTGIQTDIHTYVDEMRDKFIAGNESFDNWDQYVANLQKMGSERYLSIYQSAADRYTE, via the coding sequence ATGAAGCTGAAGCAATGGGGAAGTTTTCTGTTGACCTGCATGTTGTCGGTATCGCTGGCGGCGGGCTGCAGCCCGAAGGGTTCGGGCGGAACGGACTCGGCCGATGAAGGGAAAGCCGCGATAAATGAAACGGGATTTCCGATTGTCGACGACAAGATGACGGTGACCGGCTTTGCCGGAAAGTTCTTTGCCAATGCCGACTGGAACAACATCAAACTGTGGCAGGAATATGAGAAAATGACCAATATCAAGGTGCAGTGGGACACGGTGCATAAAGACAATTTGGCCGAAAAACGCAACCTGCTGCTTGCCGGCGGCGATTATCCGGAGATGTTCTATGCTTCCGCATTCCCGAGGGCGGATTTGCTGAAGTACGGCAAGCAGGGCGCTTTTATCCCGTTGAATGACCTGATAAATCAATACGCGCCGAATTTTAAAGCGTTGATGGAGAAATATCCGGTCATCGAGAAGGGGATTACGATGCCGGACGGCAACATTTACGGGCTGCCGACGCTGTATGACCCGGAATTCCGGTCCGTGCTGTACGGAACGCCGTGGGTGAAGACGGAGTGGTTGACCAAGCTTGGGCTTCAAGAGCCGCAGACGCTGGATGAATTCTACGATATGTTGAAGGCGTTCAAGGAGAAGGATCCGAACGGCAACGGCCAGAAGGATGAATATGCTTGGGGTGGCGTAGGAACCGCCGGCATCGTCAACTATTTGCGGGGTTCTTTCGGCCTTAATTATCACGGAACCTCGAACATTAACGTGGATACCGACCCGGCGAGCGGGAAGGTCCGGTTCATTCCGACGGATCCAAGATACAAGGAACTGCTTCAATTCGTGAACAAACTGTATAAGGACGGCCTGCTGGAGCAGGATATCATGTCCGTGAAGAGCACGGAGGTGGACGCTAAAGGCGTGGAAGGCCTTCTCGGCGTTGTCGATAACGTGGACCCGGTCGCCATCTACAACCAGGAGGGTTATGTGGGGCTTCCGGTATTGAAGGGGCCGCACGGCGATCAGATGTTCAGCGCTACAGGCTCCCCGCTGGGGAACATCGGGATGTTTGTCCTGACCGATAAAGCGAAGAATCCGGCCGCGCTGATCCGCTGGATGGATTATTTCTACAGCGACGAAGGCATCCGCATGTTCTTCATGGGCTGGAAAGACGAAACGTATAAGGAAGATGCGGCCGGCAATGTGGATTACGTGGACGAAATCAAGAACAATCCGGAGGGTCTCAACCTGGACCAAGCGGTCGGGCAGTATCTGATATGGCCCGGCGGATATTATCCGGGCTTCGTGACGCAGAAATATTTCAAGGGAGCGGAAGGCTTGCCGACGTCCGTAGAAAACGCAAAGAAAGCCGAGCCGTACGTCATCCCTCAAGACAAGGTCTGGCCGCCGTTTAACTTTACGGCCGATGAGCAGTCCGAGCTTACCGGAATCCAGACCGACATTCACACGTACGTGGACGAGATGCGGGACAAATTCATAGCCGGCAACGAGTCTTTTGATAACTGGGACCAGTATGTCGCTAACCTGCAAAAGATGGGGTCGGAGCGCTATCTGTCCATTTATCAATCCGCGGCCGACCGATATACCGAATAA
- a CDS encoding Gfo/Idh/MocA family protein, which yields MTQLKAILIGAGARGAGGYAPYALDYPHELAFVAVAEADPARRTRFAEEHGIPPERCYETWEPLLAEARLADIAVICTQDRMHYGPTMQALEKQYHVLLEKPMSPEPKECLEMEQAAIRNNRLLTICHVLRYTPFWSAIKRVLQEGTIGEVASIQLNENVGYWHMAHSFVRGNWNNSDKASPMILAKSCHDMDVLSWLMDRPCTQVTSFGSLMHFREDQAPEGSGDRCLDCKVEPVCPYSAPRFYLSDEYKGWARHFTQELTKPNIIQGLRETDYGRCVYRSDNNVVDHQVVNMEFEGGATAMFSMCGFTHEQERRIQIMGTRGELRGEEGKITVYDFLTGQKTEITIPSQSSGHGGGDSGIVASFLREVRSYNGQESLTSASASVRSHLIAFAAEKSRLNQGRSINLNEYARELMAEENAVK from the coding sequence ATGACACAATTGAAAGCCATATTGATCGGGGCAGGCGCGCGCGGCGCCGGGGGGTATGCCCCCTATGCCCTGGACTACCCGCATGAACTGGCCTTCGTGGCCGTAGCCGAGGCCGATCCGGCGCGGCGCACCCGATTTGCCGAGGAGCATGGCATCCCGCCGGAGCGGTGTTACGAAACCTGGGAACCGCTGCTGGCCGAGGCCCGGCTTGCCGATATCGCCGTCATTTGTACGCAGGACCGTATGCACTATGGCCCAACCATGCAGGCCTTGGAGAAACAGTATCACGTGCTTTTGGAGAAGCCGATGTCCCCGGAACCGAAGGAATGCCTGGAGATGGAGCAGGCCGCCATCCGTAACAACAGGCTTTTGACCATATGCCATGTGCTGAGGTATACCCCCTTTTGGAGTGCCATTAAACGCGTGCTTCAGGAAGGGACCATCGGCGAGGTGGCTTCGATCCAGTTGAACGAGAACGTGGGATATTGGCATATGGCGCACAGCTTCGTGCGGGGGAATTGGAATAACTCCGACAAGGCAAGCCCGATGATTCTGGCCAAATCGTGCCATGACATGGATGTGCTGTCTTGGTTGATGGACCGTCCCTGCACGCAGGTCACTTCGTTTGGCTCGCTGATGCATTTTCGTGAGGACCAGGCGCCCGAAGGCTCGGGGGACCGATGCCTGGATTGCAAAGTGGAACCCGTCTGTCCCTATTCCGCTCCCCGGTTTTACTTGAGCGATGAGTACAAGGGCTGGGCAAGGCATTTTACCCAGGAGCTGACCAAGCCGAACATTATTCAGGGGCTTCGCGAGACGGACTATGGCCGCTGCGTATATCGGAGCGATAACAACGTCGTTGATCATCAGGTCGTCAATATGGAGTTTGAGGGCGGGGCCACCGCGATGTTCAGCATGTGCGGATTTACGCATGAACAGGAGCGCAGAATCCAAATTATGGGTACCCGCGGCGAGCTTCGGGGAGAGGAAGGCAAGATCACGGTATACGATTTCCTGACCGGTCAGAAGACGGAGATTACGATTCCTTCGCAATCCAGCGGACATGGCGGGGGCGACAGCGGGATCGTGGCCAGCTTCCTGAGAGAGGTTCGGAGCTATAATGGACAGGAGAGCCTGACGTCGGCAAGCGCCTCCGTGCGGAGCCATCTTATCGCGTTCGCAGCGGAGAAATCAAGGCTGAATCAAGGCCGGTCCATCAATCTGAACGAATATGCGCGGGAATTGATGGCTGAAGAAAACGCGGTAAAATAA
- a CDS encoding Lrp/AsnC family transcriptional regulator — MPSAHGFDEVDLRILQHLLEDASLSHKAIGQRVHLTGQAVGARVRKLQDLGVIEGFTLRWNPDKIGLTVHAFVTVFLALHTAHSPFLSFIQSHDMVAETHRVSGEGCYWLRVRAGSPKDLNDFLEELLKYGNYKVSLSIDQVK; from the coding sequence ATGCCAAGCGCTCATGGATTCGACGAAGTCGATCTTCGCATATTGCAGCACCTGCTCGAGGATGCAAGCCTGTCTCACAAAGCGATCGGACAGCGGGTGCATTTGACGGGACAAGCCGTCGGGGCCCGCGTTCGCAAGCTGCAGGATCTGGGTGTCATTGAAGGCTTTACGCTTCGTTGGAATCCGGACAAAATCGGTCTGACCGTACACGCTTTTGTCACCGTGTTCTTGGCCTTACATACGGCTCATTCTCCTTTCCTGTCCTTTATTCAGTCGCACGACATGGTCGCCGAAACCCACCGCGTCAGCGGTGAGGGTTGTTATTGGCTCAGGGTACGGGCGGGTTCGCCCAAGGATTTGAACGATTTTCTGGAAGAGCTTCTGAAGTACGGGAATTATAAAGTCAGCCTGTCCATTGACCAGGTCAAATAA
- a CDS encoding MBL fold metallo-hydrolase, translated as MKLQLIRNATLRIQYAHLELLVDPMFSDAKANPPVFNSANDRRNPLVPLPFSMADKLRPNAVLVTHLHPDHWDQDAIDALPKSTPILCQPGDEDTLSSQGFASVTAVSESLEYEGISIIRTGGRHGTGEIGQMMGQVSGFILKAEGHPTLYIAGDTIWCDEVKEALDAHKSDMTVVNAGGARFLAGDPIIMDEDDVIELLRYAPYTKAVAVHMEAINHCLVTREALSGRLAAEGLGSRIEIPQDGQWVEWKA; from the coding sequence GTGAAACTTCAGCTTATACGTAATGCTACGTTAAGAATACAGTACGCCCATCTTGAACTGCTGGTCGATCCGATGTTTAGCGATGCCAAGGCGAACCCGCCCGTCTTCAACTCCGCGAATGACAGACGGAATCCGCTTGTCCCGCTGCCGTTCTCCATGGCTGACAAGCTCCGTCCGAACGCGGTGCTGGTCACGCACCTGCACCCGGATCACTGGGATCAAGACGCGATCGACGCACTGCCGAAGTCAACGCCGATCCTGTGCCAACCGGGAGATGAGGATACCTTATCTTCACAGGGTTTTGCGTCCGTGACGGCAGTATCGGAATCCTTGGAATATGAAGGAATCTCGATCATCCGAACCGGCGGCCGGCATGGAACCGGTGAGATCGGCCAGATGATGGGGCAGGTATCCGGCTTTATTCTGAAAGCAGAAGGACACCCGACGCTTTATATAGCGGGCGATACCATCTGGTGCGATGAAGTGAAAGAAGCGCTCGATGCACATAAGTCCGATATGACGGTTGTCAATGCCGGCGGCGCCCGGTTTCTCGCGGGGGACCCGATCATCATGGATGAGGACGATGTGATCGAACTGCTGCGGTATGCTCCATATACGAAGGCCGTTGCGGTCCATATGGAAGCCATCAACCACTGCCTTGTGACAAGAGAAGCGCTGTCCGGTCGTCTGGCAGCTGAAGGCCTTGGCTCGCGAATCGAAATTCCGCAGGATGGCCAATGGGTCGAGTGGAAAGCGTAA
- a CDS encoding helix-turn-helix transcriptional regulator, which produces MKLDRLLGITMELLTKRRVTATALAARYEVSVRTIYRDVDLINQAGIPIASYPGADGGFELMSGFYLTRQHFSVDDFLAIYNLLKGIEGTVKGRYTAIMNKLGTLQPALLNGGCHEQIIVEMSTSEHERTWVRQMLKAIEGSNLITLHYTSASGSRSERQVEPLQLYWEQGVWYLEAYCLLQQSKRIFRVSRITGLEISENTFLRREGLEREEQEEVQGIEAHLRFDPSAGPRVIEQFPDACASSEGCLDVQTIFYTKAYAVSVILSYGAKVEILSPPELKEDLLKELEDIRKRYEP; this is translated from the coding sequence ATGAAGCTGGACCGGCTGCTTGGCATTACGATGGAATTGTTGACCAAAAGAAGAGTGACCGCCACGGCGCTGGCTGCTAGGTACGAGGTTTCGGTTCGCACGATTTACCGCGATGTGGACCTCATCAATCAGGCCGGCATTCCAATCGCTTCCTATCCCGGTGCGGATGGCGGGTTTGAACTGATGAGCGGGTTCTACCTGACGAGGCAGCACTTCTCCGTGGATGACTTTTTGGCTATCTATAATCTCTTAAAGGGCATCGAAGGGACTGTGAAAGGGAGATATACAGCGATCATGAATAAGCTCGGAACCCTGCAGCCTGCCCTGTTGAACGGAGGATGTCATGAACAAATCATAGTCGAGATGAGCACGTCGGAACATGAGCGGACATGGGTCCGGCAAATGTTGAAAGCCATTGAAGGCTCGAACCTGATAACCCTTCATTATACCAGCGCATCCGGCAGCCGCTCAGAGCGGCAAGTGGAGCCGCTGCAGCTGTACTGGGAACAAGGCGTCTGGTATTTGGAAGCTTACTGCTTGCTCCAGCAGTCGAAGCGAATTTTCAGGGTATCTCGCATAACCGGTCTTGAAATATCCGAGAACACGTTCCTCCGAAGAGAGGGCTTGGAGCGGGAGGAACAAGAGGAAGTGCAGGGAATTGAGGCGCATCTTCGTTTCGATCCGTCCGCCGGTCCGCGGGTGATCGAGCAGTTTCCGGATGCATGCGCCTCCAGCGAGGGATGCTTGGATGTCCAAACCATCTTCTACACCAAAGCGTATGCTGTCTCGGTGATCCTAAGCTACGGTGCCAAGGTGGAGATCCTCTCGCCGCCGGAGCTTAAGGAAGATTTGCTGAAAGAGCTGGAGGACATCCGTAAACGTTACGAACCATGA
- a CDS encoding NAD(P)H-binding protein, whose amino-acid sequence MTILITGATGTVGKHIVQQLVLQGNEVRAISRHPQQAKVPEGVQMYAGNLNDPDSLIPALQGVTAMHLIISSDEAYGTLQTDPRIIELAEKAGVKRVTVLVGYEEGPVEAALRNSGMEWTLLKPGEFMANIRTDWQESIRDEGVVREPFGHALSARIHEADIARVAVAALLEEGHHGQEYFLTGPEALSRTEAVRIISEVTGKEIRFVELTEEQAREQWREQGYDEESIEFFVQMGKNPPEIGYTVLPTVEEVTGRPAATLADWVRDHLDDF is encoded by the coding sequence ATGACCATTTTAATAACAGGCGCTACCGGAACCGTTGGAAAACACATCGTGCAGCAGCTTGTGCTGCAAGGAAACGAAGTGAGAGCGATCTCACGCCATCCGCAGCAGGCGAAAGTGCCCGAGGGCGTTCAGATGTATGCCGGCAATCTCAATGACCCGGATAGTCTGATCCCCGCCCTGCAAGGCGTAACCGCGATGCATCTGATCATTTCCAGCGATGAGGCTTACGGAACCCTTCAGACGGATCCGCGGATTATCGAGCTGGCCGAGAAGGCGGGCGTAAAGCGGGTAACGGTATTGGTGGGCTATGAAGAAGGTCCCGTAGAAGCAGCTCTGCGAAACAGCGGAATGGAATGGACCCTGCTCAAGCCCGGTGAGTTTATGGCGAATATACGGACCGATTGGCAGGAATCGATCCGTGACGAAGGCGTTGTCCGCGAGCCGTTCGGCCATGCGTTGAGTGCGAGAATCCATGAAGCCGATATCGCTCGCGTGGCCGTTGCCGCACTTCTGGAGGAAGGTCACCATGGCCAAGAATATTTCCTTACGGGACCGGAGGCCCTCTCGCGAACGGAAGCGGTTCGGATCATAAGCGAGGTAACAGGCAAGGAGATCCGTTTTGTCGAACTGACCGAGGAACAGGCGAGAGAGCAATGGAGAGAGCAGGGCTACGACGAAGAGTCGATTGAGTTTTTTGTGCAAATGGGAAAAAATCCGCCCGAGATCGGTTATACGGTACTGCCGACGGTGGAGGAGGTCACGGGGCGGCCGGCAGCAACGCTTGCCGATTGGGTCCGTGATCATCTGGACGATTTTTAA